One genomic region from Candidatus Tanganyikabacteria bacterium encodes:
- the rsxC gene encoding electron transport complex subunit RsxC yields the protein MIQFGSVWVTPGSSPGFRHGVHPPENKELTEHLPIRRLPYPAEVVIPLRQHTGKPARAVVRAGQHVERGDVIAEADGFVSVPMHASAAGRVVEVGLWPHPDGSWSPAVRIAVDPFSAQIERPRLVPAWEPLTPKEVGAAIQQAGLVGLGGAAFPTHVKLAPPPDVTLDTLVVNGCECEPYLTTDHRTMVEYAERVHMGVRILLKALGVSRALIGVERNKPDAIAALQRTRPADLPVEVVPLEVKYPQGAEKMLIKTLLGREVPSGKLPMHVGVVVQNVGSVATVAEVFETRLPLVERIVTVTGRGVRQPANLIVPIGTKLRDLLEACGGLAPDAGEVIFGGPMMGVAQASLDVPVLKGTTGVVVLSRDDVKVQEQHPCIRCGRCIEACPMLLNPQMLGRLAKAGKYEDMPAYHLADCVLCGCCSYACPSNIPLPQLFVAARGALRKQQASA from the coding sequence GTGATCCAGTTTGGCAGTGTGTGGGTCACTCCCGGGTCAAGCCCGGGGTTCCGTCATGGGGTCCACCCGCCCGAAAACAAGGAACTGACCGAGCACCTGCCGATCCGGCGCCTGCCGTATCCCGCCGAGGTGGTGATCCCCCTGCGGCAGCACACGGGCAAGCCGGCGCGGGCGGTCGTGCGGGCGGGCCAGCACGTCGAACGCGGGGACGTGATCGCCGAGGCCGACGGCTTCGTGTCGGTGCCCATGCACGCCTCGGCGGCCGGCCGCGTGGTCGAGGTGGGGCTCTGGCCGCATCCCGACGGCTCCTGGTCGCCGGCGGTGCGCATCGCCGTCGATCCCTTCTCGGCGCAGATCGAGCGGCCGCGCCTGGTACCCGCCTGGGAGCCGCTCACCCCCAAGGAGGTGGGCGCCGCCATCCAGCAGGCCGGCCTGGTGGGCCTGGGCGGCGCGGCGTTCCCGACTCACGTGAAACTGGCGCCGCCGCCCGACGTCACGCTCGATACCCTGGTGGTCAACGGCTGCGAGTGCGAGCCGTACCTCACCACCGATCACCGCACGATGGTCGAGTACGCCGAAAGGGTCCACATGGGCGTCCGCATCTTGCTGAAGGCCCTTGGCGTCTCCCGGGCGCTGATCGGCGTCGAGCGCAACAAGCCCGACGCCATCGCGGCCCTGCAGCGCACGCGGCCCGCCGATCTGCCGGTCGAAGTGGTACCCCTGGAGGTCAAGTATCCGCAGGGCGCCGAGAAGATGCTCATCAAGACCCTCCTGGGCCGAGAGGTGCCGTCGGGCAAGCTCCCGATGCACGTGGGCGTGGTGGTCCAGAACGTGGGCTCGGTGGCCACGGTGGCGGAGGTCTTCGAGACGCGGCTTCCCCTGGTCGAGCGCATCGTGACCGTCACGGGACGCGGCGTGCGCCAGCCCGCCAACCTCATCGTGCCCATCGGCACGAAGCTGCGCGATCTGCTGGAGGCGTGCGGCGGCCTGGCGCCCGACGCGGGCGAGGTGATCTTCGGCGGGCCCATGATGGGCGTCGCGCAGGCCTCGCTCGACGTGCCCGTGCTCAAGGGCACGACGGGCGTGGTGGTGCTGTCGCGAGACGACGTGAAGGTCCAGGAGCAGCATCCGTGCATCCGGTGCGGGCGCTGCATCGAGGCCTGCCCGATGCTACTCAACCCGCAGATGCTGGGCCGCCTGGCCAAGGCCGGCAAGTACGAGGACATGCCGGCCTACCACCTGGCCGACTGCGTCCTGTGCGGTTGCTGCTCCTACGCCTGCCCGTCCAACATCCCGCTCCCGCAGCTGTTCGTGGCGGCGCGGGGCGCGCTCCGCAAGCAGCAGGCCTCCGCATGA
- a CDS encoding RnfABCDGE type electron transport complex subunit D — MSAPHLVVTASPHLAGKLTTPGVMWQVVLSLAPVVAAATYFFGISALLVIAASIAGAAATEAAFGRRGTLRDGSAVVCGILLGLTLPAGLPLWMAFVGAVFGIGVGKAVFGGLGQNPFNPALLGRAFLQAAFPVAITTFPPPGGRAWWHLAGDNFALPLMRSGVDAITAATPLGLMKFERQGTELWALAIGNTGGSLGETAGIVIVVCGAYLVWRGLMNWRIPASILLTVALFAGALNLLAPDKFPGAPFMLLSGGLLLGAIFMATDPVTSPTTGRGCWLFGIGIGLLVVIIRLWGGLNEGVMYAILLMNALVPFIERISQPVPFGKAAARPAGKQS, encoded by the coding sequence ATGAGCGCACCGCACCTGGTCGTCACGGCCTCGCCGCACCTGGCCGGCAAGCTGACCACGCCCGGCGTGATGTGGCAGGTGGTCCTGAGCCTCGCGCCCGTGGTGGCGGCCGCCACGTACTTCTTCGGGATCAGCGCCTTGCTGGTGATCGCGGCGTCCATCGCCGGCGCCGCGGCCACCGAGGCGGCTTTCGGGCGCCGGGGCACGCTGCGCGACGGGTCGGCCGTGGTCTGCGGTATCTTGCTCGGGCTGACGCTGCCGGCCGGCCTGCCGCTCTGGATGGCGTTCGTTGGAGCCGTTTTCGGCATCGGCGTGGGCAAGGCGGTGTTCGGCGGCCTCGGCCAGAACCCGTTCAATCCCGCCTTGCTCGGACGCGCCTTCCTGCAAGCCGCGTTCCCGGTGGCCATCACCACCTTCCCGCCGCCGGGCGGGCGGGCGTGGTGGCACCTGGCGGGAGACAACTTCGCCCTCCCGCTGATGCGCTCCGGCGTGGACGCGATCACCGCCGCCACGCCCCTGGGCCTGATGAAGTTCGAGCGGCAAGGCACCGAACTGTGGGCCCTGGCGATCGGCAACACCGGCGGATCGCTCGGCGAGACGGCCGGGATCGTGATCGTGGTCTGCGGCGCCTATCTGGTCTGGCGCGGCCTGATGAACTGGCGCATCCCGGCCAGCATCCTGCTGACGGTGGCGCTGTTCGCCGGCGCGCTCAACCTCCTGGCGCCGGACAAGTTCCCGGGGGCCCCGTTCATGCTGCTGTCGGGGGGGTTGCTGCTCGGGGCGATCTTCATGGCCACCGATCCGGTGACCAGTCCCACTACCGGCCGCGGTTGCTGGCTGTTCGGGATCGGCATCGGCTTGCTGGTCGTGATCATCCGGCTCTGGGGCGGCCTCAACGAGGGCGTCATGTACGCCATCTTGCTGATGAACGCACTGGTGCCGTTCATCGAGCGCATCAGCCAGCCCGTGCCCTTCGGGAAGGCCGCGGCCAGGCCCGCGGGGAAGCAGTCATGA
- a CDS encoding FMN-binding protein, translating to MSEPVLAPPGAPPPEAPLAPPAEAAETGKVPAGVLLGVSGAIAGLLIAGVFGAAEPTILANRQARLEKAVVEVLASPEKFERLYVIGGGLAREVPAGTDPKGIESVYLGYGPQGKRLGFAVVAAGPGFQDTIRLIYGYDPAGKRLTGMKVLESKETPGLGDKIEKDASFVGQFVGRLAPLLGVKPKAKGSDEPNAIVMITGATISSRAIVRIINTSLARMGPMLHGYWDAETRR from the coding sequence ATGAGCGAACCGGTCCTCGCGCCGCCTGGCGCGCCGCCCCCCGAGGCGCCTCTCGCCCCGCCGGCTGAGGCGGCCGAGACCGGGAAGGTCCCGGCCGGCGTGCTGCTCGGCGTTTCCGGCGCGATCGCCGGCCTGCTCATCGCCGGCGTGTTCGGCGCGGCCGAGCCCACCATCCTGGCCAATCGCCAGGCCCGGCTGGAAAAGGCGGTCGTCGAGGTCCTGGCGTCGCCCGAGAAGTTCGAGCGGTTGTACGTGATCGGCGGAGGCCTGGCGCGCGAGGTGCCGGCCGGAACCGATCCCAAGGGAATCGAGTCGGTCTACCTCGGCTACGGTCCGCAAGGTAAGCGGCTGGGCTTTGCCGTCGTGGCGGCCGGGCCAGGGTTCCAGGACACCATCCGGCTGATCTACGGCTACGATCCGGCCGGCAAGCGCCTCACCGGCATGAAAGTGCTGGAGTCCAAGGAGACGCCCGGCCTGGGCGACAAGATCGAGAAGGATGCGAGCTTCGTCGGCCAGTTCGTCGGCCGCCTGGCGCCGCTCCTGGGCGTCAAGCCCAAGGCCAAGGGTTCCGACGAGCCGAACGCCATCGTGATGATCACCGGCGCGACCATCTCGTCGCGCGCGATCGTCCGCATCATCAACACCTCGCTCGCCCGGATGGGCCCGATGCTGCACGGCTACTGGGACGCGGAGACCCGGCGATGA